CCGTCTGTTACTGAATGGATGCAAAGAAGCGAAGAAACCTGGGACCAAGCTCACCATCACCTACAACGCGCCGTAAGAAGGCAGGAGATGCAGGCCAATCGTCACCGACGTCCCAATCCCCAGTACGCCGTGGGACAATGGGTTTGGCTGTCCACCAGAGACCTCCGGCTAAGACTTCCATGCAGgaaactcagtcccaggtttgtagggccctttCAAATTATCAAACAAATCACCCCAGTATCATTTCGTTTAGACTTGCCTGCTAATTACCGTGTCTctcccacttttcatgtttcgctgctgaaaccctccgggggtccgagaggggagccagagggagccgaggtccgctcccccccacccttgatgattgaaggcgaggaagcctatcaagtacgagagctgctcgactccaggcgccggggtaggaGACTACAATACTTAgccgactgggaggggtacggcccggaggagcgatcctgggtcaatgcggatgatatcctggacccctcactcacagaggaatttcatcggacgcacccggagagaccggcccctcgaccacgtggtagaccccggcgtccgcttcctcgcgtctggagccgctcacagggggggggctctgtcacgaatatGGCTCCTTCGGCCCctcctccggaccaccggagggagccatcaccggaatactgatcagttctcattcggactacgtttcccatgggccctcactcctgggactgattgcacacacacctgcaccgcatcacactcacactatataagacacactcacacacacacacatcgcgaagtcttgatttgccgaggtgatcatttctgagcgtgtttctgtggactgtttatctgttaccgattggactgtttattccctgcgaccctttgctgcctaccctgatctttgcctgtttcctggactgtgattgtttgctgcctgccctgatccttgcctgtaccctgactctgtttgtctgccgcctgccccgaccattgcctgttactgtttatgcctctgcctttgccctgtctactctgtaagtacttttaataaactagctgcaaatggatccacattctgtcgacccatcattacaattatgtatataaataaaaaataattgaatattGTCTTCTCTTTATTTCCtgagaaaatgtacaaaaagtaccttaaacttaattttttttgcatgattacattttacatttttatatttttacattttatatacatacatatatatacacacacacacacacacacacacacacacacacacatatatatatatttcttaacataatattatttttgttattattaataaaaataatattatgttaagaaatatatatatatttcttaacataattatttttattaataataaatataaatataaaatctaaacaacaataaaataataataataaataataatgtttactataatttaataatattttaatacatttttattacttataaataattaattaaaatatttttaaataatttaaaaaacgtgTCTTGCACTGTACTTTTATGCTTGATTCCCGCATTTTTTAgcctttttaattatattatttgttttacagatatagatacataatttatatatatatatatatatatagtcaaaccaaaaattattcagacattttttatatttttaatacatttttactagtaggtgcaggacactatagttaatttatgtaagtgaggatatcaaaataaagtaaactgtgacatattatacccaaaaattcttcatacagtgggctaccagtaaaattgataaaaatttggaaccaaaaattattcagacactttgaccacctgaccatgttttgcttaagtgttatctgacataattaagataaattttttctgacacagtttaactctgaggtcttgtcatattttattaccattttttaaactatagttgtattaatgaatgaaatgttagTCAAGATAGTCCTAACCAATAATGTTGGATTGTTGCTAGTGCCCACTGGCTTCTATCAGTTGAGCCTCAGAAACTAAATGTACTCAACGGTTAAATGTGTGAGATGAATGTAGGCATTCATCTTACAAGCCAAAGAAAGAGAGCCAGAGATGGTGAACACGGAGATATATGCCGGAGGGGAGGGGAGAGAATTACTACACCACGTGATGCTCGGATCCGTTTATTATTGTGTGGAGGGAGAGGCCAAGCATCTACGGTTACACTGTAATAAAAATGCCTCATGCATCACTGCACTGGATCGTATCTCACCATCCATTCACTCCCCAACACAAAAGAACTGTTACGATGGATACTTTCAACATATGTGAGTCTTTCTTACAGAAGGTTGTGATTATTACAATCATCTTCATTCAGTCAGTCAAATCCAACCAGTTGTATAGCAAATCAGTCAAACACTTATGTCTCTATCTTAAAGAAAGAGATTAGAAATACTGGTGTAACACTTGGAGGAGGATAATAGCTACGATCAGGGGAGGAAAAATAATTGGAAAGGTAGGAGGTACATATTGTAAATCTCTTTAGCCTCTCTGCACAAGTAAGACAGTTTTATATGCCTTGTTGCTAGAACCACGAATAAGACACCATCTGAGGGCTTAAAGACTAAACTTTCCAGAAAAACCAGTCGTCAttttgttataaagtcaaagcATTGCTGCCACaactatataaaaatacaaacaatttCTCTTATAGTAATATAGTAGTGGGAAAAAGTGACGTCTAGAGGGGATATTTCTTAATGACcatacaagtttgattaaaccatcaaaataagaggaaaatattttatattttttaaatattttaaatataagggaagaacaaaacactaaactttgttaaggtatttatctgacaaaattatttggcaaaaaagcaaaatacagcaatagtttttattttactatgcaaaaaaatgcatagaaaaacaagtTCAGTAGAAAAAGCAGACATGGATTATAGCATAATCAGTTAATTTTTCATTGGTTctgtcttgtttttgcatgtgttcataatttctttgtatgaaagcctggccaaaaattatgtccgcacaatttggcatgtttcattgcgttatcacaaataaaataaaacaactgactccaagcacaactaagcaatatgcttacaaaatcttcaatacatttttttataatatttttgaatattgaCTTTtgagggtgaagatgtcaattttcttAAGCCAGAATTTAGAATTAAGAATTTAACACTTTTATATAGTAGTGCAGGTATGATGAACCCGGAAGACTAATTCGCCGCTGGTTCCCTCGAGAATTTCCTATGGGATTTTATAATGggatttttcaatttatgagtaaaataaggtctgcgGTGAACATAACTTAACAATACTTTGACGTTTTGTACTTCCACGTAAacacgatagatagatagatatttttgTGATAGGTATTGATTTTTACCTGGAAAGGGCAGGGTATGTGGTACTCTCTGCAGCGCTCCTGCACCCATGTGATCTCCCAAACTGAGCGGTACATCTGCTCGTACAGGTAACACCCCACCACAGTCAGCAGCGGCACCAGATAGAGCACTGAGAACACGCCGATCCGGATCATAAACTTCACCAGCTTGTCCTGATTCTCCTTCTCCAGGGGAATCTCCATTCGGACTCTGTTGAGCGCTACGATCCCGGCCAGCAGCAGCGACACTCCCACCAGGACATCCAGACACAGCGGCGCCAGCACAAACCAGCGAAGAGTGTGAACGTCGTACAGGCCCACAAAACACACACCGCTGATGTTATCGCcctcaattttattcagagcCAGCAGGGTTATGGTTAGCATGCCAGGTATTCCCCACGCACTGGCGTGGAAGAGTAAGGCCTTCTTCTCAATGGCTTCGCTGCCCCATTTGGGCACAGCGGCCAAGAACCAGGTTATGGTAAGAATGACCCACCACACACTGCCTGCCATGGTAAAGAAGTATAACACCATAAAAAGCAGTGTGCAGGCCTTGTTATGCGAGCCTTGAGTCACTGTGGATGTTTTGTACTGGGCGGGATTGGCCGCGTTACACGCCACACGGTCCTCCAACAGGAAGCCTAGGAAAAACACCAATGACACCATCATGTAGCAGACTGCGTAGAAGATGATGGGCCGCTCCGGGTAGCGGAAGCGTGTAACGTCGATGAGGAAGGTGAGGAAGGTGAAGAGGGTAGCGGAGAGGCAGACGATGGAGACGACGCCAATAAAGTAGCGGGCGAAGGTGAGCTCTTCACGCCGGAAATACATGTTGGGACAGGGAGGGGAGCAGTCTCGCACACCTAGAAACGTGTAGCCGAGCTCAGGTTCCACTTTGAGCTCGCGGGGGCACCAGAAACCATAGTCACGCTGAACGGACATGGGCGACTGGTCAGTGGGGTCCTCGTTCACGAGGAGATCCACAGCACGAGGGTAAGACTCATCACAGTCTGGAAACCTGCAGTTAAAAGACAAAGACATGcatatattgaatatttatattaaggagatataattatatattatattatatatatattaaagctgtataaattaagattttttatatccttaagaaataatttaatatttaacaagGCCTGCATGCTGCTTTTAtggtgtttattattattatttatatatacacttttaaagaaatatatatgcAGAGACAAAAACACAGAATAAGTCTAGTATTCCTTTGTTGTATATGTTACTATAAGCAGTATTTGTGTATTATTATGATATCTGCTCACACAcaatatacacattttttatgtaaaagtgATTCATATCTactaaaatcattaaatattgACTTGATAATGACCAaagttaaacattaaaaatgctaCTATATATAATTACTAGATATAACAGCAGGTTTAATCCAGATTTTATTAAACGAGTATTTCTCTCTTCATGTCTCTCTTCACATTTATTGTTTCAAGTTTTGTTTTACTCACCCTTACTAAAAGGTTGATTCTGATGTAATAAAAAACGGTTGCTTTTCTCATAACTACTGCTTTTAAGTATGTTTCTTTATTACCACTGCTTTTTTTCCTACTGCTaacattaaattgaaatatGTTGCAGACTTATTTCAAGCTGGTTTGAGTTGTGAGCATATTTTCCCTTATCATAATGGTTGTTTTTCACTGGAGATTAAAGGTTTCCCTCGAACATCTGCATTTggttaaaacaatattttagcCAGAAAAAATTTTccgttttaaaaaaaagaaagaaagatgtttAAGAAGAAACTCATTCAACCATTACAGCATAATTTACCTCAGCAATTATGTGGCAATTATGTCTGAAACACTGGGAAATGCACACTTCGTTCCTTTTCTAAAAAATTATCTacaatttctattaaaaaaaattcaagctGTTGAATACCTGCTGCACTCCATCTCCTCTGGCCAGGTGACTCCAAACATATCCATGAGCTTCTGGCAGTCTCTCTTGGCATGGTTACACAAGCTCCGGCAGGGCAAAGACACCCGTCCGTACTCCATACACACGGGGGCATACAGGGCACACAGGAACGGCCGGAGGTCTGGAGAGCACTGCAGGTTCACCATGGGGTGGAAGGGCTGTTGAGGAGGGAGAACAGAGAGTTAGTTCATGCCAAATGCCCAGAGAGTTTATGACAGATCTTGTAAAAACACGCAGCTTGACTCTACCAGCAGTTTGGCAGAAAAATTAACCCCACTGGACCTTTGGCAAGTGTTAAGATTACAAAGAAATATTTAGGTGGAAGTGCAGTAGCGCAAGAAAAATTCCAAAATATGAGTGATTCATTGAACAAGATGTTCGTCTGTGGAATCAAAATATAACTTGCTCTGCTTTTGAAACAACTTTCCTTTTCAGATGATGTCATCAAGACCTCTTATTTTCAACTTATATACACTTGTCTCACCATCAAATCAATTTCCAATGCCCATTTTAGGCCCATTAATAGCCTGTTCTACTCTGAAATGCGtcacattatggaagtaaaaggGGTTGCGAACAATTCCAAAATTATGCTTCAGATTCGGCAAGAAAACATTGACCTAGGGTCGgattcacaaaacattcttaaaatgaAATTCTTCTTCATTTTTGaacatatgaataaaattaacaattttccaaaacatttcttaagaatgtttttttatctttttttcttaagaCTGTTCTAAAGACAAAACTTGCAAAGAATTTTATTCTTGAAAAAAATTCTCTTAAAAATCCTCGTAAGTAGCCTCTTTAAGTTAGGATAACCTCCAGCTTGCCTTAAATCCCCAAAAGGCAAAATGTTCAATGAATTTATTGGGTTGTCTCAAGTATTAAGCATTACAACATAACACTAGCGACATATAATAAAACTTATTACCAGGGATGTGCACATGTAATCTGCATACACACAGAGATAAAGGACACATTTACTTtaaagtagggctgcacaatattggaaaaaactgacattgtgattttttttttttctgcaatatatTGCAATACCAGATGAATTTCACCAGATAAATAGCTCtgtttggaaagaattaatcattctagaatgattgggGTGATTTCGTAGAGACAATCATCTACAtagaaattaaaattacaagcataaataaatacaatagaacagagatacaaaaaaaaaaacagtactttaGCCTTttcagtattcaggtacagaaattgaataatcaaatgtaaaataacagtgtagTCATCACcgtgtaaattaaaaataattaatctttgttaaagctacaaaagtgattttctctttgtattttgtttgatcaacattattgactgacagcagcaggaatattaggctgctgtcactttaagacctaaatgcatggatccaatataatTATACGcctctgttttctttctcaattgtttacgTTCACATAAGCCATATGGGACTGTGTTTACGAGGACACTCGCCGAGATGGGCGTTTtgacagaaaataaagagaacaGAATTTGGTGTTCGCGTGATTTAAACCAcacaacacatttaaaaaacgtgaCTCTGGGTGCTGAACTCCCGTCAAGCCAGTTGCGACAATAAGAGTGTAAGCTTAttgttagaaaaagaaaaacatgttcTTCAGAAAGAATTTGACAGATTTTCAAGAATTGCACCTAAGAACATTCTTACGAACTTCTCAGAATGCATCTATCTTAAGAAAACTTTCTAAAGAAGATTTTCGTGAATCCGGCCCCTACCTCCCCAAAATCTCAAGGTGCAAAAAGACAGGCAGGAAGTTGTCTGGGTACAGTAACCTGATGCCCCTTCAGCAGGATTACAGGCCAGTTTGGCAGCTCCAAGGACGCTTTTGTGCCCTGAAGGGGcccagtgcatgctgggagagAGAGCAGCTGCAGAGCTgggcatttaaatttaaatctttGAAGGAACAGACAATGAGCCTCCACCTGGGGTTAGCCAATACATATGCACTTCCTGCTGGGGAATGGCCCTTTGTGACCGCCGTGTTTTTTGGAAAGAACTGGGAGATTGACACACCGCAGAATTTGCGCTTCATTCCTGCATGGATTGCTCGAGTGAACTTAATCCCTAAGTAGGACAATATTTACAGATAATTTGCATGAATTACGGTTTTCCCACCAAGAAAAAGACACCAGCTTACTGCTGGGAAAACCAGCGAGGAGCTCCAGCACGTCTTAAAAATTTTCCAAAATAACTTTCTCAAAATTCACATGATGCAAATGAGCCGTGAATAAAAGCTTTATCAATATTTGAAGAAGGTTATGAAATATTTACCCTGCCTCTGGAGCGAGTGAATTAAAGCAACATCAAAAGAAACACGAGCAGCTTCTATTGGCCTCCCGTATGGAAACTACATACACTTCAGTAATTGAGCTGTATGAACAGAATTTGCATCGCTCTTGACATGTTTTCCCCCTGTAGACGCGGAACTGgacattttattgattttgaaTGTCCTCCCCATAACTCCCTGCTCCACTGTTACACATGGACACGTGCATAGGGAGATAACAGGGTAGTCTTATGGGAGTCGGGTTCAGGTACAACAGAGGAACTGAATTACAGCAGCGGTCTTCATTATTTATGTGGATCAGACACGATAATGCAGCCGTTCGTGACAGGAAGTCTTACAGTGGCACATGTACTACAAGCTGAAGAAAACACAACATTCAATACACAAACAGTGCAAATATACACAATGTATTTACGAACTTTAATATTGTTGTAAAAGCCATATGATTTTATTTGTACTGAAGTACATACAACTTGCACTATATTCCACAAAGTCTCCTGAAGTCatacgatagctttgtgtgagaaagataaaaaattaagttgatattcacttaaaatactccatatCAGCATAGTCTCAAAGCTCATTATTGGTcatattaaagtaaaatataggGCTTTTCACAAAAAATGGTGACAGAGAAGGCTTTAACTGGAGCGAAgagacatttttaatttttacctttatagtccgaaaaGTCAGTTCAGGAAAAACTTgatagtacagtcggcaatGTACAATATTAGGGCGCACAATGTTAGAGATTTTATATAAACAGGTCACGTGCTGCGCTCATCCAATCAGTAACACTGATATCGCAAGTATGCAAATAAGgacgttaacccagggtttaggaatgtacagtgtAATACAtcagtttatgaatacccagaattaattgttaaccctgggtaaattatgagcagggTCAGTACATGTCCAAATCAACCAAATATCAGAAACTTCCtaggctcaaatttttgattttgttaatactttttcaaacattgatagtaataaaagtcaaaatattaaatgtcatggatgtatatttactgagaaaTTCGCTATTTTGTAGAAGGGGGTCAAcatcagtattttattttttacacagaGACTGGTTGGTCTATTAGTAATTTCTGTTGACTTTAAcaatctttgttgcattatatgccaaTGGTGACCGTTCAAAAATGGGAAGAAGCTGTTTTTGTGGGTTTTGAAGATactgttgaaactagaaatatatctcattttttttctatcaacACAATTGCAAAGAACATTCCTGTCTgccataaatattcttttttcaAAGTTTGCATGCCAGTAACTCTAAAGTTATTGAATATATCTCAATATCCTTCtggattctcattcttaataatcttttcttttctaatcttcatttttaaggtACTATGGGGGGGGTCCCAATGCGACTCAATGACAAATCGTTGA
This window of the Ctenopharyngodon idella isolate HZGC_01 chromosome 17, HZGC01, whole genome shotgun sequence genome carries:
- the fzd3b gene encoding frizzled-3b, giving the protein MGVADPCVEKKPLCSCSASHSSQFCHSNMGHIVDFPFRGMWLFGALLVLSLFTSSLGIHMDSAGGSHSMFTCESIGLRMCQDLPYNTTFMPNLLNHYDQQTAALAMEPFHPMVNLQCSPDLRPFLCALYAPVCMEYGRVSLPCRSLCNHAKRDCQKLMDMFGVTWPEEMECSRFPDCDESYPRAVDLLVNEDPTDQSPMSVQRDYGFWCPRELKVEPELGYTFLGVRDCSPPCPNMYFRREELTFARYFIGVVSIVCLSATLFTFLTFLIDVTRFRYPERPIIFYAVCYMMVSLVFFLGFLLEDRVACNAANPAQYKTSTVTQGSHNKACTLLFMVLYFFTMAGSVWWVILTITWFLAAVPKWGSEAIEKKALLFHASAWGIPGMLTITLLALNKIEGDNISGVCFVGLYDVHTLRWFVLAPLCLDVLVGVSLLLAGIVALNRVRMEIPLEKENQDKLVKFMIRIGVFSVLYLVPLLTVVGCYLYEQMYRSVWEITWVQERCREYHIPCPFQVEQTSRPDLVLFLMKYLMVLVVGIPSVFWVGSKKTCFEWASFFHGRRRKDSGAVNESRQVLQEPDFAQSLLRDPNTPIIRKSRGTSTQGTSTHASSTHLAMLDDVRSKASSVHSKMSSYHGSLHRSRDDRITPSSHRGMEERPVYGSMPRLNEQLSHHGSLHRLDSQSRHSSARDLSNAPATSITHGSSMNRVVEEDGASA